In a genomic window of Candidatus Stygibacter australis:
- a CDS encoding FlgD immunoglobulin-like domain containing protein: NPFNPEVTIEFSTTDYAKNTEINIYNIKGQRVRTLVDAVLPVGEHTVIWQGDDDKDKQVGSGVYLVRMKAGDKYVAQRKVTVVK; the protein is encoded by the coding sequence CTAATCCGTTTAATCCGGAAGTGACAATTGAATTTTCTACCACAGATTACGCTAAGAACACAGAGATAAACATTTACAATATAAAAGGGCAGAGAGTGAGAACTTTGGTTGATGCTGTATTACCTGTGGGAGAGCATACAGTGATCTGGCAGGGAGATGATGATAAAGATAAGCAGGTGGGCAGCGGAGTGTATTTAGTGAGAATGAAAGCAGGTGATAAATATGTAGCACAGCGTAAGGTGACTGTAGTGAAGTAA